Within the Eleginops maclovinus isolate JMC-PN-2008 ecotype Puerto Natales chromosome 5, JC_Emac_rtc_rv5, whole genome shotgun sequence genome, the region TGTACCTTTGGactttgggggaaaaaatgcagtctgtgatttttatttttctccttctttgaACAATATCAAAGTGAATATCACTGTTACTCCAAATGTTAAGCCTTGTTCTGCTTGGAGGCACTAGACTTGCAATGTCAGCTGTCTCTGACGCCCGCTGGCCAGTCAGTCGGTGGGTGAGTCGGAGAGGAGTCGGGTGGGGAGGGGAAGTGTCCACTGAGTGCCTCTGTGCTGTGGTCCTCTGGGTGTCAAGCGGCAGCCCCACAGCGCAGCACCTCCTCCTGGGCTCCACTCCCTCAGTCTGGCAAAGGAAAGCGGCCCCCTCCAGGACCGGCCAATCGCGGCTCTCCGCCCCACGCAACATCTCCCAACAGGGGGGCCCGCCACCACCCGACCCCGCTGGCGTCTCGCCCTCTCCCCCATCTCTCAGTCCTTTGACACAAAGATCACTTTAGCTGGAAGATGTAATAGTCATATTTCTGGAATTTTTGCCagtgtactttttatttttttggaaaagatcattttgactttatttttttcaatgtgtTATATTGTTATTTGTGTCTACATGCAGTGGTCTACAATATACCGGCTGCTGAACTAGCCCTTCACTGTTCATATGCAGAAACACTTTGGTCAGAGGTGCCTCTGTATGTTCATCCTGTGTATTGAATGCAAAACAAGGATCAATACTGCAGAGCGTTATTGATTgtctatttgtttttaactgatcATGCTTTTGTTTGACAGTATTCTGTAGTACTTCCAGGTAGTATCTTGAGATGTGTAAAAATAGGGTGTCTCAGACGGGTGTGGGTATTTGTTGCTCCAAGCTGCTCCGCCTGCCCGCAGGCTGTCCCCCCTTGCCCTTTGCCTAGCTGCTACGCTAtgacctcctcctccacctcgaCCAGACCCAGTAGCCCCCCCTGACCAGGCCCTCCTATCTGTTTCTATGCAAAAGACTAGAGGCTGGGGCCCTTTACGGCACGCCAAACCTGACTCGGGAATGAGCACTCCTCCCAGAGCTTGGCACACCCAACCCTTGCACCCTCTGTGCGCTTCTGTCAGCACTTAAGAATGGCCGCCATTTCTGTAAAGTCAGGCTCAGCCACCAGAACACTGTCCTATATAAAAGCCGAACACTTACTTTAAGTaggtctttctctctgtgctgaAGACACTTCTGTCCATCTTGATCTCAGGGTAGGGGAGTAGATGATACCAAGTATGAGATGCAGCTCTCCGTATATATATGTCCTTTCTACTGTGAGAGCAAAGTCTAAAATTAAAAGGCCATCTGTGCAACAATTTTTACGGACCTCATGCTTCGAACGTAATCCTAATTGGAAGGAAAAAGGCTTGTATTGAATCCTTTTCCTCAAAAGGTGGCCTGTTGTTACTGTTTCGGGGGCCAATTATTGCGTGTAAAAGTTGCCAACGTAAAGTGCCAATATAAATTTGCTGTGTCAAACTGTATCTTTATAGAGAGCACTTCTGTTCCCTGTTCGGAGGAGCTTTGATAACCTTTGCAGAGGGTGAAGCGGGGGACAGGAGGGATCAAACAAATGGGCAGCAGCATCACACCCTTCAATGACtgagattctttttttttgtgtgtttttgtggggAACGCCTCATGCTAAGGAGAAAATCTTTACTCAGTTGGGGGTTCCAGTTTGCTACAGTGCACAGTTGATGATGGGTAATCCCGggtacatatttttttaaaaccaaaaatgaaaTTGCATTTTAACGTCATTTTTATGAAGTTTGACATAAAAATcttaaaaatgctaaaaaatctaagtgaaaaaaaagatctaTAATATGTTAAATCTCTGCACTTCTAGCTGAAACGTCTCCGCTCATCAGCCTCTACTACCACTATCTAACGGAGTAGAGTGGTGGCCGGGGTGCCTTTTTGTGGATGCTgtatttatcttgtttttatgtatgtgtCCTGCTCAAAGCAGGCCCACTGAACTGTACATTTCCACAGACCCAGATGGCTTGGGCCCACTGTATCAGCCTCGCTCTCCTCACTCtgcatcagcaggaggggagggGCACATTTCAAGAGGTACAaagtcttaaaaaacattttaaaaaaagttttaaaaattacaaaaataaaaaaaaattaacaagAAAACGGGAAAAGGCTACCTTTCAGGACTTGCAGTCCTGCAGCACACAAGCAAAAATCACTATTGCCTGTTTCTGTAACTGCCTTGATCCAAGCTCAGACAGACCCAATAGCCGAGGACCTCCCAGCATCCTGTACTAACTGGAGAACCCTGACAGTGAAGGGGGTTTCCCATGCTGCACCAGCATCGAGAGGTTCTCCTCTCTATAGCTCTGTTCTAGATGacagtatatatgtatacactacatgtatacagtaagtatacatatatatctgTGAGTTCAGTGTGTGGTATCACCTCTTCAGACTTCTTGGATCGTAACCTCTGAAACgtttcattttagtttgaaaggTCTTGGTTAAATACAACTGAAAAATGAGCAATATGTATTTTCCCCGCAAATAAGCGATACGAAGGAAAGAATTCGGGTTGAGTGTAAACTGATACTTGATTGATTGAAAGCTACGCCTTTCTTATGGAGTTGGATATGCACGTTCTGGCTTTGATGACATATTACAGTACTTTGAAGTGCttgtactgtaaatatgtgttattgtttgtcAATTAGCCTGTCTAAAAGCCCAACCCAACCAGTCGCTAAAAAAATCTCAAACATATCAAAACACGACAAAATATTGAACACAAATACTTGAATCACGGAGCGCCAATAATGTAATGTGAAGTCAGTAATTCTCTTCTAGTTCCCTCCATCTGACAGGTACACTTGGGGGGCTTTTAGAGAATATTAAAAATGGATTGCATTAAgttacaaatacaaaatcttAGAGGTAAAAATGCAAAGTCATCTTAGATGTGTGCTTGAAagtctgtatgaatgtgtgcgCAAGAAACTGTGTACCAGGCAAATGGCCTGTTGTTGTGTTCCACTCAGtatgttatattttgtgtctgtttttatcttttcttttatgTTGTTCTGTCAAAAAGTGTTTTGATAGACATGTTATTATCTTCTAACGTTGCACTGAGTGTCTTCTACCCCTCACTCAGCTAATCGTAGATGAACGAGTCAAAGTACGGAGGGGAGATGGTGACAATTCACGTGTACATGTTTACTCAAGGACTTAATggattttgtttcattttatctgTAAAAAAGTTTATCTACCTTATAGTGGCTTTTATTGTGGAGTAATCCAATACAAGGATTATCATTGAGTATTGCACCATTATGTTCcaattgtataaaaaaaatgaaaaaaaaactacaaataaaaagacaaaaaaaactagaaaacaaaaaaagggggtaaaaaaaacaaagaactgtTGCCATAGATAGTTGTAGAAGGACTAGTAATCCCTATGTTAACTTCATGGAGAAATGGAAAGGGATAAAGTGTGGGAGGTGAGTTTGTTACAAGACTCATTTCAGAGGTGCCTATcttttcggggggggggggggggttgttgtgttttttgcaaAAGCCACCTGTCGTTTACAAGCATTTCATTTGTCTGAAGTTCaaggaaatacacatttataacaggaatgttgtaaaaaaaaaaaaatcatcttccATCAAATATGGACATGAAAATTTTGCAAAATGAAGATTTATGCTACTTTAAGAACTCTGGGATTGATCAGTGTTGTGtcatatttcaatttaaatttaaGTTCTCTTTCAGTGTCGACAGACTATCTCTATGTATTCTGTAAGTTGTGATGTTATGTTTCCTGTAAGCAACGCAGTTTGCTCACTATCTTGCACACTCATAAAAGATGTGGATTATGTCTCAGGAAGGCCAGGGTTCCAGATACCAACTCCATCATTTCTAGGTTTAATGTTTGcgtgaaaaaaaaacccaactgAAAACCATTAAACTCCAAGCAGGCACTGAAGGTCATGAGTTTAACAGAACATAGAGTACCATTGTTTTCttgaaagcaacaacaaaaatgttcgTAGCAAGTTATATATTTACCAAATAAGACTGAGAATCAACTTTGAAAAAAGTGGAGTGCTTTACATGTGAAATCTAAGTAGAATTGCTTTACATTTAACCTGATCAATGGTTTGATTGTCAAAAGACAgtgacagaaaatacatttgtatgttttgactTGTTAAAGTTTCCATCCTGTAGTTCAGGAGCATTGTGCAAgaagtttatttgtttgttttaatcatcTCTCCTGTCTGTTAACAGGTATTTCAATAGTTGAGAGGTTTTCTTAACATGTAACGGAAGGTTTTCAGAGGAAGGTTTGAGGTGGAGGAGTAAAGCTGGTTTTTAAAGGATCATGATCTATGCACAAGTGGGAGGGAAGAGTCCAAACCCAGCTGCTGTACTGCGGGCGTTTGTCGACTCAGACTGGGGTTCAGGGTTTGATGTAGGGTCgttcttgttttgtctcttgCTCCAATTTCCTTCACTCTACTTCCCCCTTTCTCCTTATCGTCATCTAATGTTTTAGCAAAATGTTACATTGCGTCGCCATGCTGTGTAATCCTTAACCAATGAGCGCTTATCCTTCTGCTAAAGCACTGTGGGTTGTACTGAGAAACATTTCCCATGACTTTTAAAGGCTGTCAGTTTTTTAAAGGGGACGGGGGTGGGGGATGGAATGGGGGTACTTTGCCTTTGCCTTTCtctttactttgaaaaaaaaaacattaaggaAAAATGTCTGTAACTGAAATACAAAGTTGTGGCTtttaatgttgttcttttttctcctcataGAATGTGATTGTTAAGGACATGCACcggaaaaaaatgtttccatgaaTTATGGAGCTTCTTTCGGactatattaataaatacaaattttCTTGCTGttactctgttgttgttgttttgtcacttcattttttaaaaaatggttccTGGTTTCAGTTATTATTCAGAgctgtatttaaacatttcaatgcatgaatgaatctgaaaaagtgtttttttgttgacagtTTATTACGAGTGGGGGTGATGTTGATACACAATCGAATCAAAATCAATTTCCTTGTCAAAATCACAGTATATCATGCAATAAAAAATAGTACCAACATAGTTTTATAGTTACAGAATgtatacaattaaaatgaaaacaatttcATATATTATGCCAtttaaaaagtcatattttttctgataaataataataaaaaaaacacagcactcGATCATAAACGGAATGCCCCGAATGCCTTGTAGGTTCTTAAGGCTTCGTCTGCAGGGAAAACGGGTCGTGAGCAGGAATTCTtactaattttttttttcttttctttattgtataGTACAGCTGAAAGTAGCGAGCTGAGAGAGAGGGTATGAGGTGCAGTAAAGAGCTGAGGATAAAATGTACGTACCACCTGGTCCCCACGGTgatgaaatgtagaaaaaaatgtagttttgtcaatgttttatgaggaaggaaatgttttcaacatctttcaaaacaaaagaagactTTAAACTACCAACACTAACAAACAGATGCAAGTCATGTATAAGAAATATGTGGATAATCTTTCTGTTTAATCTGTTAGAACACAGGGCAGTGAATGCAGTGAGTTTCAGGTAGCAGAGAGTAAGTTGCTCTAGTAAAGGATGTTAGTAACAAGATCTAATATTTCATTTCTAAGACTCAATCCTGGGGCAGAGGGCCCCTCTGGGACTTTCGTAATGGTTTTCAGGACAGGATTTCTTCACACTGCAGTTTGTGTACTCAGAAGGCTCCATTTCCTCCAGATTGCAGGGTGGCAGTTTTCGACTGACGTTCTGCATCCCGGTCATCTCCTCGTAGATGGGGGCCTGAGGGTGTGACTTGACATTGCGGCGTGCTTTGCTCTGACAGTcatcaaaacaggagaaaaacaaatcagtgaaGTGAGCAAACACACTCTCGATTTCCTGTTAAAATCAGAGTTAGTAATTTTCTCCCGTGGCAGCATCTTTAAAAGGAAATCATTTGTAAGTCAAATTACAACTATGATGTGATTTTTGGTAAGTTAAGCAGTTGCATAACAGGAGTTCCTTGCTCAAAATAATTTCTTAATAACTAATAAGTCTTTCACTGCCTTCCTCACTacattgaagaaaaacatgCTGACAGCTGATAGCAACACCTTATGAAACTTGTGTGGTTTTGTGGTTAGCTGTAGAGGAACAATCTGGCACGCTCTCTACAGGCAGGTGTTGTTCTCTGACTCACTCGTATTTTCCCCTCAGTGCCGTATAAGATCCACTCACTTTATAAATGACCACAAATCcaaggagaagcaggaggaggagaaccaATACAGCTGAGGACAAAGCATATATCAGATTGGAATACTGGGAGCAGCCACACTGACCTCCTgtgaagaagcagagagagaaatgttgaAGAGAAGAGGGACGCGTTTACTGGACGCAAACACGCCACTGTATTCAGATtagattcaataaaaaaatgcagtCCCCACCTACGTGTTGCTTTTAACAAAGGAACATGTTACCCAGAGCAACAGTGTGgcttactttgtttgttttagacAACAATAGAGTGCTATGGCACAGAGGAATAAACTGGATTAGGCTTTAGTGAAATAGACAGCAGTTAGTAGtagtaatacatttttgttttgggtGTATTAATACACCGCACAAGTAGGACCCATCTATTTCATTGGGATTTAGTGCTTCTTCTATACTATACCAAATAAAAGTCAGTTACCATTTTGGTAAATAGCTTCCGTGTCATGTTACCCAGTGACTTCAAATTCATTTACTATTAAATTCAacttctatttttaaaatattagaattgataatatttttaaatgaataacatgaaaataatatttgtgtgCAGCACAAATCTTAACACATAATAGACTCCTGTTTTTGTCATTACATAAGAAGAGATGTGTCCTACTTGTCCAGTGTAGTGATACCAAACTGCATTGTATTAGAGTTACTGTGTCACATGACATATTAGTTATTGACAAGAAATGaagattttaattaaagtctttGTATAAGATAGAAGGTGGATTTAAACTCAATAAAAAGAAGTGGCGAGTTAGTCACTACAGCGTAATGAACCACAACAGGTTTAGCACCCACGGATGTACAAGTAAAAATATAAGGAAACTTTGCAAGTGCTTTTGAAACTGATAGAAGAGATAGAAAGCCATTTTGCATAAGTTACAGAACATGGTCCACAAACCCATTATCTGAAAAGTAACAAACAATAATGCAATCTCAGTGAAATTAAATCCAGTTAAAGCGATTGGCATTGATATCATTAGTTGCAGTTATGTTAGTCAAAGGCTGACATACTGAGATATCAGAGGGGGACTGATCATTGAAAACTGATTCCATTGAACAAGAGCAAACACCAGTAGGAGGAAACAAATGGTGCAGCAACAGAAAGACTGTTAGTGTGAAAGGAAATGCTCATTTTCAAAATCCCAATGAAGTTAGTGAACGTGGTCATCATGTCCTCCTGTGACGTGACCCACCTTGCACTGAGAGAAAGAACACTTTTCTCCCTAGACTGGTGCTGGTGTAGGGCCCGCCCTGCAGGAGCAGTTGGCAGCTGTACAGGGCGCTGTCGTCCGGTTGCATTTTCTGCAGGGTGAGGTTGTAGGTGAGGCCCCTGGGGCCCGGCGCAGAGGACAGCTGCACCCTCTCAACAGGGAAGGAGGAGGCTAGGGGGCTACTGCCGTGTTGACGCTTTGAATTGTACAACTCCTCCACAGGTCCCCGGCCCCTCTGCCGCTTCAGACTCACCCCCTCCACGGCCATGGCTTCCCCGTGGGGGGGGAGACAGGGGAGTATAGCTGAGCCCCCAGAACACGTCTCTACCAACCCAATGTCCACAGACCCAGGGGCGTCTCCAGAGGGGAAAGGAATACAACTTGAAATAATGTTTATATGCTAAAATCTCATTCCCTCTGAATAATCAACATATTGTGGGGGTTCAGCTGCCAAGAGGTCTTTGGGAGGATTTCTCAGATGATTTATTTCAGATGGTGTGATTTGGTTAGAGAGAAAGGTCAGATATTGGCGTACATCATGgtgatttttatatttttttccactttcCCTGAGTCctaaactattaaaaaaacagtctTAGCAAAAAGACTTCATTGTAGCCTACCAGTTTTAAAAGGGCATTATTTATGTACGGTTTATAAGAATTATTAAAACTTTATAAGTCAATGAAACACAATGAGGGTGAGGGTTTTTTAAAATCCCTCTTACTGATGTAGGCCGATATCCTTCCCATTATACCTATCCTTAGTTAGCTCTTTACAGCTCCCTACATTTACAGTTCCACCACAATCCTTCTGGTCGCAAGGCACCTTGACCAAACCTCAATTATTAACAATCATAATAATTCTCAACCTCTTATAATGAATGCCGTATGAGACCATGGGGCTCAGTGGGAGCACTTTTAGCGAACAAACAGCACCGaccacattttctaaatgtcaaccACCTGTATTTGACCTTTTTGATTTGTGCTTATTTTGGAAAGTTTAACCTCCCATGGGTGACAGAGCAGAAAAAATAGAATCACTCACCACCCTTAACAAGGAGGAAGAAATCAGTCTTCCCACGTATCTTTGTGTCTTCAGAGGCAGGTTGTTCAACCACAAACTCACAGAAGTAGCGGTCAGTGTCACTGGCACTCAGCTGAGAGATGGTCACATTCAGAGAGTGTGTGCTCGGGTCTCCACTGACACTGATGCGCTTCTTCTCATCATTGTTTTCCACAGTGAATTCGGTCATGGTGTGCATGAACAGAACTTCACTAGGATTCAGCCAGCTGCGCTTCAGGTAGATACCAAAAGGGGGAGGGATGCTTTGCTGTACCACACAGGGAAACACCACAAAGCCACCCTCATTCCTCTCCAGGAACTCAGTGTCACTGCACACTtcgtaaaaacaaaaaggtaacatttgtgagtgaaaaaagtgataatatatttaaagatgtatgtcaaaaagtgaataaatgtgaataaaaaatgcTAATTAAGAAACATGTTGCAACCAACTGCTGTGGTATAATATTAGATTCACTTTCATAGAcgatatacatttttttaattgagaaTCGGGCCGGTTTAGTATGCATACGATTTACAAAAAAACGCCTCATTTTATAATTCAACAAACTTCAGTTAAAAATTAACAAAGGTAAATTAATCCGACACATTTTCTCCATAGTGGCCcgttatattatatatatatatatgcacagTGTTCCTGTTATTTGGTCCTGTTCCCATATAAGACATTAAATCACAAAGACTTCCCTCATATTACGctcaaattacatttcaaactggAAGTAAGTAGCAAATGCTCAATTTACCATATCCCGTCTGTGTGATGAGGAGAGTCCCAATAAAAGTCAGGTACTGGATCCCCTTCATATTTATTACTGTCAGAAGACACTAAATATGATCTTGAGGGAAGTCAGAGGTATAATACATTACAGCACACATGCGACACTTAAGATGTGTTAAATGTGTGGTTGACAGTAAATGAAACCAAGAGGAACTCCATGAAGCTCCACCTTCAAACCTCATATGAACATA harbors:
- the cd7al gene encoding cd7 antigen-like, translating into MKGIQYLTFIGTLLITQTGYVCSDTEFLERNEGGFVVFPCVVQQSIPPPFGIYLKRSWLNPSEVLFMHTMTEFTVENNDEKKRISVSGDPSTHSLNVTISQLSASDTDRYFCEFVVEQPASEDTKIRGKTDFFLLVKGDAPGSVDIGLVETCSGGSAILPCLPPHGEAMAVEGVSLKRQRGRGPVEELYNSKRQHGSSPLASSFPVERVQLSSAPGPRGLTYNLTLQKMQPDDSALYSCQLLLQGGPYTSTSLGRKVFFLSVQGGQCGCSQYSNLIYALSSAVLVLLLLLLLGFVVIYKSKARRNVKSHPQAPIYEEMTGMQNVSRKLPPCNLEEMEPSEYTNCSVKKSCPENHYESPRGALCPRIES